From Levilactobacillus zymae, a single genomic window includes:
- a CDS encoding type II secretion system F family protein, whose amino-acid sequence MKTRTQRASLPRKRWRLTRRARWSLAQQARICQLLGDQLQSGFSLRQALAFLRTTATGWPVELAGIEQRLLAGDPFLPGLAPYLQENIYFQLTLTTQYGDLGTGLQRAAKLLQLMATQRQRLRQLLAYPLGLLGGMGLLFVTLQFGILPQLKTSLAPSTVGPQLNWHQLLWGGGVIAVLGGSGLLGRWWWSQSSLQRAQSYPRWPLVGGLFRAYYAYYLADNLTQLVQSGLSVKQMIQILERLPPRALLHQLAVILARQLAQGTSPVTWLHRQRYIPDELVLLLRKGSTQPQLARELGAYSRLQYRQLVQRGERGLAWVQPVLLTLVAGLIVTAYLNLLLPLYHNLQGVY is encoded by the coding sequence TTGAAAACGCGCACGCAGCGGGCATCCTTACCGCGCAAACGGTGGCGGCTTACGCGGCGGGCTAGGTGGTCGCTAGCCCAGCAGGCCCGGATCTGCCAACTCCTAGGCGATCAACTCCAAAGTGGATTTTCGCTACGGCAAGCACTGGCTTTTCTCCGAACGACGGCTACCGGCTGGCCCGTAGAGCTCGCGGGTATTGAACAACGGCTTCTGGCGGGTGATCCCTTTTTACCAGGATTGGCGCCATATTTGCAGGAAAATATCTATTTTCAATTAACCCTGACCACCCAATACGGTGATTTGGGAACGGGCTTACAACGAGCCGCTAAGCTCTTACAACTCATGGCGACACAGCGCCAACGCCTTCGTCAACTATTAGCGTACCCACTAGGACTGCTGGGAGGCATGGGCTTGTTATTTGTGACGTTACAGTTTGGCATTTTACCGCAACTTAAAACCAGCTTGGCACCCAGTACGGTAGGGCCCCAGTTGAACTGGCACCAGTTGCTTTGGGGCGGAGGCGTGATCGCGGTATTGGGAGGAAGTGGTCTACTGGGACGTTGGTGGTGGTCCCAATCCAGTCTGCAACGGGCCCAAAGTTATCCGCGTTGGCCCTTGGTCGGCGGCCTCTTTCGGGCGTACTACGCCTATTATCTGGCCGATAACCTCACACAGTTGGTCCAAAGCGGATTGAGTGTTAAACAAATGATTCAAATTTTAGAACGCCTGCCGCCCCGGGCATTGCTTCACCAACTGGCGGTAATTCTAGCCCGCCAGTTGGCTCAGGGAACGTCGCCCGTGACGTGGCTACACCGACAACGGTATATTCCGGATGAGTTGGTCCTCTTGTTACGTAAAGGGAGCACCCAGCCCCAACTGGCGCGTGAGTTGGGGGCCTACAGCCGCTTGCAGTATCGTCAGTTGGTCCAACGAGGGGAACGGGGACTTGCCTGGGTGCAACCCGTCTTGCTAACGTTGGTCGCGGGGCTAATTGTGACGGCCTATCTAAACCTATTATTGCCGCTGTATCACAACTTACAGGGGGTCTATTAA
- a CDS encoding competence protein ComGF produces the protein MIGHRGFTLTEGILALGIAAIILGLVTGWSRVMLNPLRTDSSEFYTALTELEQAGRFTVATVSPQSLVLVDHLPAKPTAGEKRVAITVDHQGVLKLTNPHNRGYSPLLRHVQQLRFARTRVSGLIRLKIKREGEAWQSTLLDFREPGPAS, from the coding sequence ATGATCGGGCATCGGGGATTCACTTTAACGGAGGGCATCTTGGCCTTAGGCATCGCGGCGATTATTCTGGGACTAGTCACGGGGTGGTCACGAGTGATGCTGAACCCGTTACGGACGGATAGTAGCGAGTTCTATACGGCACTGACGGAATTGGAACAGGCCGGACGCTTTACGGTAGCAACGGTTAGTCCCCAGTCGTTGGTGTTGGTGGATCACCTGCCGGCTAAGCCCACGGCCGGGGAAAAGCGGGTCGCCATTACCGTTGACCACCAAGGGGTCTTGAAGCTGACTAACCCACATAATCGAGGCTATTCTCCGCTGCTACGTCACGTTCAACAGCTGCGGTTTGCGCGGACCCGGGTGAGTGGTTTAATTCGACTGAAGATTAAGCGGGAGGGAGAAGCATGGCAAAGTACGCTCTTGGATTTTCGCGAGCCCGGTCCGGCTTCTTAA
- a CDS encoding metallophosphoesterase family protein translates to MQYFTSDTHFFHKDLLGMNDFAPRPFPDVETMNQTIIDHWNARVAPTDTVYHLGDIALYFTHPAVKSDEAVANVLSQLNGHLELIKGNHDSRALFKYLAAHNPIDHGQPKYAFHDVGVLIKYDHRQYYMTHYPMMLGIVKQIINLHGHIHHYAVPVKENINVGVDTPEQRYLAHPVPFGTPFSTTEIEAMVTGKAREFKDKQ, encoded by the coding sequence ATGCAATACTTTACTTCAGATACCCATTTCTTTCATAAAGATTTATTGGGAATGAATGATTTCGCGCCCCGGCCATTTCCGGACGTGGAAACCATGAATCAGACCATCATTGACCATTGGAACGCCCGGGTAGCGCCGACCGATACGGTCTATCATCTGGGCGACATCGCCCTGTACTTTACTCACCCGGCGGTTAAATCCGACGAGGCGGTCGCCAACGTGCTATCGCAGTTGAACGGTCATTTGGAATTGATCAAGGGAAACCATGATAGTCGGGCACTGTTCAAGTACCTGGCGGCGCATAATCCGATCGATCACGGCCAACCTAAGTACGCATTTCATGATGTGGGCGTCCTGATCAAGTACGATCACCGGCAATACTACATGACCCATTACCCCATGATGCTGGGCATCGTTAAGCAGATTATTAACTTACACGGCCATATTCATCATTATGCGGTGCCGGTTAAGGAAAATATTAATGTGGGGGTGGATACGCCCGAGCAGCGCTATCTGGCTCACCCGGTACCGTTTGGGACACCGTTTTCCACCACAGAAATCGAAGCGATGGTGACCGGCAAAGCCCGTGAGTTCAAGGACAAACAATAG
- a CDS encoding YutD family protein gives MKMVDRKDLEALVAQQREKREPSAEVLRVDETHLKINGHAYELVTDVRHGFDFAEFAQRYSTILSKYDYIVGDWGFEQLRLKGFYAADRAGAKQNQIDAVQDYLYESCNFGCAYFILHNLEVKPAPKPRRNRSRRHNNGNHPTGAQATKTDQAATTKSTGNGHSRRHRSRHSRRHSSNTPRNHNFTEERRKTPAAPKPAKTVTVASGGQGRRHFTIRQKKEE, from the coding sequence ATGAAGATGGTGGATCGAAAGGATTTAGAAGCCCTAGTGGCGCAACAACGTGAGAAACGAGAACCCAGTGCCGAAGTGCTCCGGGTTGACGAGACCCACCTGAAGATTAACGGGCACGCTTACGAGTTGGTGACCGATGTCCGACACGGTTTCGATTTTGCGGAGTTTGCCCAGCGGTACAGCACGATTTTAAGTAAGTACGATTACATTGTGGGCGACTGGGGGTTCGAGCAACTACGGTTGAAGGGCTTTTATGCGGCTGATCGGGCGGGAGCAAAGCAAAACCAGATCGACGCTGTGCAGGACTATCTGTACGAGTCGTGTAACTTTGGGTGTGCCTACTTTATTTTGCATAATCTCGAGGTCAAACCGGCCCCGAAGCCGCGGCGCAATCGGTCCCGACGGCATAATAATGGTAACCATCCAACCGGTGCCCAGGCGACTAAGACTGACCAGGCAGCCACAACGAAGTCTACGGGAAACGGCCACTCGCGGCGGCACCGCTCGCGGCATTCTCGGCGGCATAGTTCCAATACGCCGCGTAACCATAACTTTACGGAAGAGCGCCGGAAGACGCCTGCAGCGCCGAAACCGGCAAAGACGGTTACGGTGGCGTCGGGTGGTCAGGGCCGGCGCCACTTTACCATTCGGCAGAAAAAAGAAGAGTAG
- a CDS encoding amino acid permease, producing MKNTQSNTDQSFSRELKSRHVQLIALGGTIGTGLFLGSGQGIHLAGSSIVLAYLITGVMCFLLMRALGELLLSDLNVHSYIDFIQRYLGDNMSFVAGWTYWICWITIAMAEITAAGQYMQYWFPHLPQWVTGVFLLGILLLLNSVTVKAFGETEFWFAIIKIVAIVALIVAGIYMVAVRFATPVGHASVANLAQGGFFANGWKGFFLSFQMVLFSFVGIEMVGMTASETANPKKILPKAINEIPMRIILFYVGSLLALMCIYPWQAISATSSPFVQVFKNAGIQAAASVINFVVLTAAASACNSSLFTTGRMLFSLTYRGKSRFAKHMGTLSKAQVPVHALRFSTVIIAISVFLNLIIPGHVFAFVASVATTCFLFIWGAIVVAHIKYRRQLQANHEPTHGFKMPLFPASDYMILIFLGMVGVVLLFRTDTLIALIGSAIWLVALSLGKKLRDRERVGSLADTSDDSEELK from the coding sequence ATGAAAAATACTCAATCAAATACAGACCAGAGCTTTTCACGAGAGCTTAAAAGTCGCCACGTCCAACTGATCGCCTTGGGGGGGACGATTGGGACCGGGTTGTTCTTAGGGTCCGGCCAGGGAATTCACTTAGCCGGTTCATCGATTGTGTTAGCCTACCTGATCACTGGCGTAATGTGTTTCTTGCTTATGCGGGCGCTGGGCGAACTCTTATTATCGGATTTGAACGTGCATTCGTACATTGACTTTATTCAACGCTACCTGGGGGATAACATGAGTTTTGTCGCCGGGTGGACCTACTGGATTTGCTGGATTACCATTGCCATGGCGGAAATCACGGCGGCGGGACAATACATGCAGTATTGGTTCCCGCACCTCCCGCAATGGGTGACGGGGGTCTTCCTACTGGGGATTTTGCTCTTATTGAACTCCGTGACCGTTAAAGCGTTTGGGGAAACGGAATTTTGGTTTGCAATTATCAAGATTGTTGCGATTGTCGCCCTGATTGTCGCCGGAATCTATATGGTGGCGGTTCGTTTCGCAACACCGGTGGGACACGCTAGCGTCGCCAACCTGGCACAAGGTGGTTTCTTCGCCAACGGCTGGAAGGGCTTCTTCCTATCTTTCCAGATGGTGCTCTTTAGTTTCGTCGGGATCGAAATGGTAGGGATGACCGCTTCCGAAACGGCTAATCCCAAGAAGATCTTGCCAAAGGCCATCAACGAAATTCCCATGCGAATCATCTTGTTCTACGTGGGGTCACTCTTAGCCTTAATGTGCATCTACCCATGGCAAGCCATCTCGGCGACGAGCAGTCCGTTCGTTCAAGTCTTCAAGAACGCCGGAATTCAAGCCGCGGCTTCGGTGATTAACTTCGTGGTCTTGACGGCGGCGGCTTCGGCCTGCAACAGTTCGCTATTTACCACCGGACGGATGCTGTTCTCCTTAACGTATCGGGGCAAGAGCCGTTTTGCCAAGCATATGGGAACCCTATCTAAGGCCCAAGTTCCGGTACACGCCTTACGGTTCTCTACCGTGATTATCGCCATCTCCGTCTTCTTGAACTTGATTATTCCGGGCCACGTTTTCGCGTTTGTGGCCAGTGTTGCCACCACTTGTTTCCTGTTCATCTGGGGAGCCATTGTGGTCGCCCACATCAAGTATCGGCGGCAGCTGCAGGCTAATCACGAGCCAACACACGGGTTTAAGATGCCATTATTCCCAGCTTCCGATTATATGATCCTGATCTTCTTAGGGATGGTCGGGGTAGTCCTCTTATTCCGGACGGACACGTTAATCGCGTTGATTGGGTCCGCCATCTGGTTAGTGGCACTGAGCCTGGGTAAAAAACTACGGGATCGCGAAAGAGTTGGTAGTTTAGCCGACACCTCCGATGATTCCGAAGAATTAAAGTAA
- a CDS encoding class I SAM-dependent methyltransferase — MSQEQTETLFKVMDESTTTLQAALATSYMDAFIETGDNLLNGEVQVEDGRPDAATVKQLTTLYQQAPWQSYDAETVRRAVQLAMLKAIRVDEVQANHQLTPDTIAYIMGYLVTRLEHRKHHLTLLDLTVGTGNLLTAVLSQLKAVVAGPIAAYGVDNDDTMLAIAQLSSELQQLPVNYVHQDALESLLVPASDLVVADLPIGYYPLDDNAANYQTHAAEGHSFVHHLLLEQAVHQLTPGGIGVFLVPSQLFQTEEAKGLLKWLPQNAYLQGLLNLPSELFVNTNAQKAILILQKPAAGAKQVKQVMLGEFPSFKDQSAFQKFVAEIVQWEEQNLMTDRA; from the coding sequence CTGTCACAAGAACAGACAGAGACGCTCTTTAAGGTGATGGACGAGTCAACGACCACCTTACAAGCAGCGCTGGCGACATCCTATATGGATGCCTTTATCGAAACGGGAGATAATCTGCTGAACGGTGAAGTTCAAGTGGAGGACGGTCGTCCGGACGCCGCAACGGTCAAGCAGTTGACTACGCTGTACCAGCAAGCGCCTTGGCAGAGCTATGATGCCGAAACGGTTCGCCGTGCGGTACAATTAGCGATGCTCAAGGCCATTCGTGTTGATGAGGTTCAAGCCAATCACCAATTAACCCCAGATACGATTGCCTATATCATGGGGTATCTGGTGACGCGGCTAGAACATCGCAAGCACCATCTGACGTTGCTCGATCTAACCGTCGGAACCGGGAACTTGTTGACGGCGGTCTTGTCCCAATTAAAGGCTGTCGTGGCCGGGCCCATTGCGGCTTACGGTGTGGATAACGACGATACGATGTTGGCCATTGCGCAGTTATCGAGTGAGTTGCAACAGTTGCCAGTCAATTATGTTCACCAGGATGCTTTAGAGTCGCTCTTAGTACCGGCCAGTGATTTGGTGGTGGCTGATTTACCAATCGGCTACTATCCACTCGACGATAACGCGGCCAATTATCAGACTCACGCGGCTGAGGGACATTCCTTTGTGCATCACTTGCTGCTCGAACAAGCCGTCCATCAGTTAACGCCGGGCGGAATTGGGGTCTTCTTAGTGCCGTCGCAGCTCTTCCAGACGGAAGAAGCGAAGGGGCTTTTGAAGTGGCTACCCCAGAACGCTTACCTTCAGGGACTGTTAAACTTGCCGAGTGAGCTGTTTGTGAATACCAACGCCCAGAAAGCAATTCTGATTTTACAGAAGCCGGCGGCGGGAGCTAAGCAGGTTAAACAAGTGATGCTGGGTGAATTTCCATCATTTAAAGATCAATCAGCGTTTCAAAAGTTTGTCGCGGAAATCGTCCAATGGGAAGAACAGAATCTCATGACGGATCGCGCATAA
- a CDS encoding aldo/keto reductase, translated as MKTVTLAGQTVPAIGIGTWHMGDDPRQRSAEIATIQAGLAAGARVIDTAEMYGSGRAETLVGEALQGIDRQGVFLISKVLPENASRARMRASVEASLSRLGTDYLDLYLYHWRGRVPLAETVTELQHLQADGIIRAWGVSNFDVSDLDELWALPQGANAQANEDLYHLGSRGVDYAVLPWQRQHHLPLIAYSPVAQGDAWGQHLTTNPVVQQLADKYQVSVYQILLAWVIRQPQVLAIPQTSSVAHMRQNLAAGELTLSPADLDALDQQYPAPTHKQPLDVI; from the coding sequence ATGAAAACTGTAACGTTAGCCGGTCAGACGGTGCCGGCCATTGGCATCGGGACTTGGCACATGGGCGATGATCCACGTCAACGGTCTGCTGAAATTGCCACTATTCAAGCCGGATTAGCCGCCGGAGCTCGGGTAATCGATACCGCAGAGATGTACGGCTCCGGTCGAGCGGAAACCCTGGTCGGTGAAGCTCTGCAAGGAATCGATCGGCAAGGGGTCTTTTTGATCTCTAAAGTGCTCCCCGAAAATGCGTCTCGTGCGCGCATGCGGGCCAGTGTTGAAGCCAGTCTCAGCCGCTTAGGGACCGATTATCTGGATCTGTACCTCTATCATTGGCGGGGGCGGGTGCCGTTGGCCGAAACGGTCACTGAGCTACAGCACTTGCAAGCTGACGGGATTATCCGGGCTTGGGGTGTTTCCAACTTTGACGTGAGCGACCTCGATGAGCTCTGGGCTTTGCCGCAGGGCGCCAACGCTCAGGCGAATGAGGACCTGTATCACTTGGGAAGTCGGGGCGTTGATTACGCCGTATTGCCCTGGCAACGGCAACATCACCTGCCCTTAATTGCTTATTCGCCGGTTGCTCAGGGGGATGCGTGGGGGCAACATCTGACGACTAATCCCGTCGTGCAGCAGCTGGCGGATAAGTATCAGGTCAGTGTTTATCAGATTTTATTGGCGTGGGTGATTCGTCAGCCACAGGTGTTGGCGATTCCGCAGACGAGTTCGGTAGCCCATATGCGGCAAAACCTGGCTGCGGGGGAGTTAACCCTTAGTCCAGCGGATCTAGACGCTCTTGATCAGCAATATCCGGCGCCCACACATAAGCAACCACTCGACGTCATTTAG
- a CDS encoding prepilin-type N-terminal cleavage/methylation domain-containing protein codes for MQNVRHGFTLVEMTIVLFIISLLILIILPNLTGQRGRAQNIHRDAMATLVEGQANAYLDEHNDDRHPETQVVSYEVLQAEGYLTPQQVKRAQAERLELGSHGHVYRKKLPK; via the coding sequence GTGCAGAACGTTCGACATGGTTTCACGTTGGTGGAAATGACCATCGTTCTCTTTATCATCTCATTGCTAATTCTGATTATTTTACCAAACCTTACGGGCCAACGGGGGCGGGCGCAAAACATTCATCGTGATGCGATGGCCACGTTAGTTGAGGGACAGGCTAATGCCTATCTTGACGAACACAACGATGACCGTCACCCGGAAACTCAGGTAGTTTCGTATGAAGTCTTGCAAGCCGAGGGCTATTTAACGCCCCAGCAGGTGAAGCGCGCTCAGGCCGAAAGATTGGAGTTGGGGAGTCATGGACACGTGTACCGGAAAAAGTTGCCAAAGTAG
- a CDS encoding 5'-nucleotidase C-terminal domain-containing protein, which produces MERLTMLHTNDLHSHFENWPRIRRYLLTTRAQVQATGATVLTFDLGDHVDTAHPVSEATNGQKNVQLMNQIGYDGVTIGNNEGLGFLRAKLDHLYDQANFPVILGNLRQAGTTKLPAWASDHRIVVTAAGTRVLILGLTAPYELTYPLAGWDPVQAVPALTDLLARYAAQADVCVLLSHLGYNVDQKLARRFPQLDVIIGSHTHHLLVHGERVNQSLLAAAGKYGQYVGRIDLTVDGHHHVVAAQAGVVRTATLTPLSADAAEIHGLTALGEGILTEQRVAQLPVTLDANPTGHPQLVREGLHAIAEYAGTQAAVLNAGLFLRDLPRGVITQNQIHQLLPHSMHVMTVTLDGYNLWRLVQEFEQARLFLRKFPQKGMGFRGKIFGELNYLGIAYNATTRQVTWRGEPLSPNRQYRLAVVDHYLFIPFFPTIAIVGENHILYHDLLREVFAGYLSRHYPLD; this is translated from the coding sequence ATGGAACGACTAACTATGTTACACACCAACGACCTACATTCGCACTTTGAGAATTGGCCGCGGATTCGGCGATACTTGTTGACGACCCGTGCTCAGGTACAAGCGACCGGGGCGACCGTGTTGACCTTTGACTTAGGGGATCATGTGGATACCGCCCATCCGGTGAGCGAGGCCACCAACGGTCAAAAAAACGTGCAATTAATGAACCAAATCGGCTACGACGGCGTTACCATTGGTAATAACGAGGGTTTGGGCTTTCTGCGTGCCAAGCTGGATCATCTCTACGATCAGGCCAATTTCCCGGTCATCTTGGGGAACCTACGGCAGGCAGGAACGACTAAATTACCGGCGTGGGCCAGTGATCACCGAATTGTGGTCACAGCGGCTGGTACGCGAGTGCTCATCTTGGGACTGACCGCGCCGTATGAGTTGACTTACCCGTTGGCGGGGTGGGATCCGGTTCAGGCGGTCCCAGCACTGACGGATTTGTTAGCCCGGTATGCGGCTCAGGCCGACGTATGTGTGTTACTGTCCCACTTGGGCTATAACGTCGATCAGAAGTTGGCCCGCCGTTTCCCACAATTGGACGTCATCATCGGCAGTCACACGCACCACTTACTGGTGCATGGTGAGCGGGTCAACCAGAGTTTGTTAGCCGCGGCTGGTAAGTACGGGCAATACGTCGGTCGGATTGATCTGACGGTGGATGGCCATCATCACGTGGTGGCCGCTCAAGCTGGCGTTGTGCGGACGGCGACACTAACGCCGTTATCGGCCGACGCGGCGGAAATTCATGGGTTGACCGCCCTCGGCGAAGGGATCCTAACCGAACAACGGGTAGCTCAGTTACCCGTAACGTTAGACGCCAACCCGACGGGCCACCCGCAGCTAGTTCGTGAGGGGCTCCACGCCATTGCGGAATATGCGGGGACGCAAGCGGCGGTGCTCAACGCGGGGCTCTTTTTACGTGATCTGCCCCGCGGGGTAATTACTCAGAATCAGATTCATCAGCTTTTGCCGCATAGCATGCACGTCATGACGGTGACCCTAGATGGCTACAATCTGTGGCGGTTAGTCCAGGAGTTTGAACAAGCACGGCTCTTTTTACGGAAGTTTCCTCAGAAGGGCATGGGGTTTCGGGGAAAGATCTTCGGGGAGTTGAATTACCTGGGGATTGCCTACAATGCCACTACCCGGCAGGTGACTTGGCGGGGGGAACCGTTATCGCCGAACCGGCAATACCGTCTAGCGGTCGTGGACCATTACTTATTTATTCCCTTCTTCCCGACGATTGCGATTGTGGGAGAAAATCATATTTTATATCACGATTTATTGCGGGAGGTCTTCGCCGGATATTTAAGCCGACATTACCCCCTAGATTAA
- a CDS encoding acetate kinase: MGKSIAINAGSSTLKFKLFQMPAEEVIAEGAIDRIGLGNSLVEIKYGDGQKYETHQDVNDHREAIQLMLDQLTELKIITDFNEITGVGHRIVAGGEEFKDSAIIDDEVLKKIEGLAEYAPLHNPAAAMGIRAFKKILPNVLSVAVFDTSFHTSMPEVNYMYGIPYEYYEKFGARKYGAHGTSHRYVAGRAAKMLGKPLEDLKLITMHLGAGGSITAIKDGKSFDTSMGFTPLAGIEMATRSGDIDASLVAYLMEKLNIDKPNDMINILNKKSGLLGVSGVSADMRDLEKVQDKNHRAKLARDMFINRIVRYVGAYLAELGGADAIVYTAGVGENDITIRQEVADKLGYFGIGVDPEKNNIRGVERDLSKAGSKIKTLLIPTNEELMIVRDIERLRK; this comes from the coding sequence ATGGGAAAATCTATTGCAATTAACGCCGGCAGTTCGACGTTGAAGTTCAAATTGTTCCAAATGCCTGCCGAAGAGGTCATCGCCGAAGGGGCCATTGACCGAATTGGGTTAGGGAATTCATTAGTTGAAATCAAGTACGGCGATGGTCAGAAGTACGAAACGCACCAAGACGTTAATGACCACCGTGAAGCCATCCAATTGATGTTGGATCAACTGACCGAATTAAAGATCATCACCGACTTTAATGAAATTACCGGAGTGGGTCACCGAATCGTTGCGGGGGGCGAAGAGTTTAAGGATTCCGCCATTATCGATGATGAGGTGTTGAAGAAGATTGAAGGCTTAGCCGAATATGCACCGCTGCACAACCCAGCCGCGGCCATGGGCATCCGGGCCTTCAAGAAGATTTTGCCTAACGTCTTGAGCGTGGCGGTCTTCGATACGTCTTTCCACACCAGCATGCCCGAAGTTAACTACATGTATGGGATTCCTTATGAATACTATGAAAAGTTTGGCGCCCGGAAGTACGGGGCTCACGGTACAAGTCACCGCTACGTCGCTGGTCGGGCTGCTAAGATGTTGGGCAAGCCATTGGAAGACCTGAAGTTGATCACCATGCACCTCGGTGCCGGTGGCTCAATCACCGCCATTAAGGATGGCAAGTCGTTCGATACGTCCATGGGCTTCACGCCACTGGCCGGGATTGAAATGGCGACCCGTTCTGGGGACATCGATGCTTCGCTGGTCGCTTACCTGATGGAGAAGCTGAACATTGATAAGCCAAACGACATGATTAACATCTTGAACAAGAAGTCTGGTTTGCTGGGGGTTTCCGGGGTTTCCGCCGATATGCGGGACCTGGAAAAGGTTCAGGACAAGAATCACAGAGCGAAGTTAGCCCGGGATATGTTCATTAACCGGATTGTGCGTTACGTGGGGGCTTACCTAGCAGAACTAGGTGGCGCCGACGCCATTGTTTACACGGCCGGTGTGGGTGAAAATGATATCACGATTCGTCAAGAAGTGGCCGATAAATTAGGTTACTTCGGGATTGGCGTGGACCCCGAAAAGAACAACATTCGTGGGGTGGAACGTGACTTGAGTAAGGCCGGGTCAAAGATTAAGACCTTGCTGATTCCGACTAACGAAGAATTAATGATCGTTCGGGATATCGAACGGTTACGCAAATAG
- the comGA gene encoding competence type IV pilus ATPase ComGA, with amino-acid sequence MPIQALITELLQTAQQQHVSDIYVLPHDDGYQVRLRQAQSLNIRRTLDQLQGNQVLTYFKFHANMAVSEHRRSQVGALTWSLATGHLELRFSTVGDYAGHESLVIRLIYPYQDLPLDYLDPPQQRWLSQLALQRGLMLFAGPTGAGKTTTMYTTARQLADQALVLTIEDPVEIKEPRFVQLQVNVPAGMPYEELIKVGLRHRPDIFIIGEIRDAVTAQAAIRAALSGHLVLSTIHARSAAGTIARLVDLGVAGEQLRQVLTAACYQRLIPRRTQGPAVLLEILTGSELWKPTGQTQERWRMTLENAHAAGILTAQTVAAYAAG; translated from the coding sequence ATGCCCATCCAAGCCCTAATCACCGAATTATTGCAAACCGCACAACAGCAACACGTGAGCGATATTTACGTGTTGCCCCATGATGACGGGTATCAGGTGCGCCTGCGTCAGGCCCAGTCGCTGAACATTCGGCGGACCCTAGATCAGCTGCAGGGAAACCAGGTACTGACCTACTTTAAATTTCACGCTAACATGGCGGTTAGTGAACACCGACGATCCCAGGTTGGGGCGTTAACTTGGTCGTTAGCAACGGGACACTTGGAGCTACGATTTTCGACAGTGGGGGATTACGCGGGCCATGAATCGTTAGTCATCCGCTTAATCTATCCCTATCAGGACCTACCATTAGATTATCTTGATCCACCACAACAACGGTGGTTGAGTCAGCTGGCCTTACAACGCGGATTGATGTTATTTGCGGGGCCTACTGGTGCGGGCAAGACCACGACCATGTACACCACGGCCAGGCAACTGGCCGATCAGGCGCTGGTCTTAACCATTGAAGATCCCGTCGAAATCAAGGAACCCCGGTTCGTGCAACTACAGGTTAACGTGCCCGCGGGGATGCCCTATGAAGAACTGATTAAAGTGGGCTTACGGCACCGGCCGGATATCTTTATTATTGGCGAGATTCGCGACGCGGTGACGGCTCAGGCCGCCATAAGAGCGGCGTTGAGTGGTCACCTGGTATTAAGTACGATTCATGCGCGTAGTGCGGCGGGGACCATTGCTCGCTTGGTCGACTTAGGTGTGGCGGGAGAACAACTGCGTCAGGTCTTAACGGCGGCGTGTTACCAGCGGCTGATTCCCCGGCGCACACAGGGACCGGCCGTCCTTTTAGAAATCTTGACGGGTTCAGAGCTATGGAAACCCACGGGTCAGACTCAAGAAAGGTGGCGAATGACGCTTGAAAACGCGCACGCAGCGGGCATCCTTACCGCGCAAACGGTGGCGGCTTACGCGGCGGGCTAG